In a genomic window of Ptiloglossa arizonensis isolate GNS036 chromosome 12, iyPtiAriz1_principal, whole genome shotgun sequence:
- the Sud1 gene encoding prolyl 3-hydroxylase sud1 yields MAQEEPELKKLKHSVISDHVYSTNFQQLFYDNWHNYGDIKKDNLEVISKPYRMCKITNFLCNEEFMDEIKNELLDVKSRRNSIDLYQFEQTSDLANVDTKNLKFLYETFQTDLATWMERNTKIELNKKISMSSACYSDTDYLLCHDDNMGDRRIAFILYLSKNWTMEDGGALDLFDTDENGLPRNVVRSLIPEYNSLVFFEVVDNSYHQVAEITSPDKSRWTINGWFHGPLRENTRPQRPEVEPSYVEPTKTQIDLNNWITKCYLFPDIVKEIQQDVEQESFAFLSNFLREDVYEKLATDLSSASIVWKKVGPADIRNYEVACEETLPELLKQFYNMFKSISMFQLLKDYTELDLVPEKETMNPKMIIELQRWSKGCYTLISDKSALPMSEKKSSSNGCINQNVEGHEDSLDTPRTSKNNKDCQEKMNSDNRSAESDCDTLMSNKEDEDIDEDEILKKILKGKSPRPKKKNLSQQSSSSKLENLSPQKLGRLMDTDDSDVSDIGDYLSDPLDCSLECSDQEEDMDDTNASEQGALDVIIQFHTSHVPEEDTIDYVDPKEQEGALIHVPAKNNHLCLVYKTLGTCRLQKYVNHYCTDYFYNLICTYYE; encoded by the coding sequence ATGGCCCAAGAAGAACCGGAATTAAAGAAGCTTAAGCATTCCGTCATCTCGGATCACGTTTATTCGACCAACTTTCAGCAACTTTTTTACGACAATTGGCACAATTACGGCGACATAAAAAAGGACAATCTCGAAGTTATATCGAAACCTTATAGAATgtgtaaaattacaaattttctatgCAACGAAGAGTTCATggacgaaataaaaaatgaattgcTAGACGTCAAAAGTAGAAGAAATAGTATAGATCTTTATCAGTTCGAACAGACCAGCGATCTTGCCAACGTCGACACCAAAAACTTGAAGTTTTTGTACGAAACGTTTCAAACGGATCTGGCCACATGGATGGAACGAAACACCAAGATAGAGCTTAATAAGAAAATATCCATGTCTAGTGCTTGTTATTCCGATACGGACTATTTGCTTTGTCACGACGACAACATGGGTGATCGAAGAATCGCTTTCATATTGTATCTCTCGAAGAACTGGACCATGGAAGACGGAGGAGCTTTAGATTTGTTCGACACGGATGAAAACGGATTGCCTAGAAACGTTGTGAGATCGTTGATACCCGAGTACAATTCTCTTGTATTTTTCGAAGTTGTCGACAATTCTTACCATCAAGTAGCAGAAATAACTTCGCCGGATAAGTCACGTTGGACCATTAACGGTTGGTTTCACGGACCACTTAGAGAAAATACCAGGCCCCAAAGACCGGAAGTAGAACCAAGCTACGTAGAACCGACAAAGACCCAAATAGATTTGAATAATTGGATAACAAAGTGCTACCTGTTTCCTGATATCGTTAAGGAGATTCAGCAAGACGTGGAACAAGAATCGTTTGCGTTTCTATCAAATTTTTTAAGGGAAGACGTTTACGAGAAATTAGCCACAGATCTATCGTCGGCTAGCATTGTTTGGAAGAAAGTTGGTCCAGCAGACATCCGCAATTACGAGGTAGCGTGCGAGGAAACTCTGCCCGAGCTGCTAAAGCAGTTTTACAACATGTTCAAATCCATCTCCATGTTTCAATTATTGAAAGATTACACAGAACTGGATCTCGTGCCGGAGAAAGAAACCATGAACCCCAAAATGATCATAGAGCTGCAGAGGTGGTCGAAAGGTTGCTACACGTTAATATCCGACAAATCCGCTCTACCCATGAGCGAAAAGAAATCAAGTAGCAACGGATGCATAAATCAAAACGTCGAGGGGCACGAGGACTCGTTGGACACACCGAGAACGAGTAAAAACAATAAAGACTGCCAAGAGAAAATGAACAGCGATAACAGAAGCGCGGAGTCGGACTGCGATACTCTGATGAGCAACAAGGAGGACGAGGACATCGACGAGGACGAGATActgaagaaaatattgaaagggAAGTCCCCTCGaccgaagaaaaagaatttgtCTCAACAATCGTCCTCGTCGAAACTAGAAAATCTTTCGCCGCAAAAATTAGGTAGGCTTATGGACACCGACGACTCGGACGTATCGGACATCGGGGATTACCTGTCGGATCCTTTGGATTGTTCTCTCGAATGTTCCGACCAGGAAGAGGACATGGACGATACGAACGCGTCGGAGCAAGGTGCTCTCGATGTGATAATACAATTTCATACGAGTCACGTCCCTGAGGAGGACACTATAGACTACGTAGACCCTAAGGAGCAAGAGGGTGCTCTGATTCACGTACCTGCGAAAAACAACCACCTCTGTCTAGTTTACAAGACGTTGGGCACCTGCCGACTCCAGAAATACGTGAATCACTACTGTACAGATTACTTTTACAATTTGATTTGTACATATTACGAATAG